The following proteins are co-located in the Silene latifolia isolate original U9 population chromosome 1, ASM4854445v1, whole genome shotgun sequence genome:
- the LOC141605486 gene encoding DNA replication complex GINS protein PSF3-like, which yields MANYYDLDDILAEEELIPAVFQKAATGVGPLDPSSETNNVEQGAKVELPFWLAHELHTRQTVIMSVPHCFNQTTRKEIQADPGSVDLRNRCQYFYELGCKIAPVIGDRTIGSFLLYAFTNRYKEVLSKAHTASFTASSKPLTLLTKEETHLCEAAQSSMLAFKKWRMGGSRFEIPSILGKKRKPSE from the exons ATGGCAAATTACTATGACTTAGATGATATCCTTGCGGAAGAGGAG CTCATTCCAGCAGTCTTTCAGAAAGCAGCAACTGGGGTGGGACCCCTTGATCCGAGTTCAGAGACAAACAAT GTTGAACAAGGAGCAAAAGTAGAGCTGCCCTTCTGGCTCGCTCATGAATTACATACTAGACAAACTGTAATTATGAGTGTTCCACATTGCTTCAATCAAAC GACAAGGAAGGAAATCCAGGCTGATCCTGGATCTGTCGATTTACGAAACCGGTGCCAATACTTTTACGAATTAGGATGCAAGATAGCACCTGT GATCGGTGACAGAACGATTGGATCCTTCCTTTTGTATGCATTTACAAACAGGTATAAGGAAGTACTCAGCAAAGCCCACACTGCATCTTTCACTGCCTCGTCAAAGCCCCTAACTCTGCTTACTAAAGAAGAAACTCACT TGTGTGAAGCAGCTCAATCCTCTATGTTAGCCTTCAAGAAGTGGCGAATGGGAGGCTCTCGTTTTGAAATACCTTCCATTCTTGGGAAGAAGAGAAAACCTAGTGAATAG